The following proteins are co-located in the Hippoglossus stenolepis isolate QCI-W04-F060 chromosome 23, HSTE1.2, whole genome shotgun sequence genome:
- the sema4f gene encoding semaphorin-4F isoform X1: MGRIRVTSDGAMLIVLSVLCWLSGASWAATLSGVEGDYNLQDIILDPTKFGGVTNFSTFLLDRSSGLLFLGARDAILSVDTNQLDKPPRKITWDVPEDKRRSCVGKGKTEVDCHNYIRLMEFLEEGRIYVCGTHAFEPQCAFLELPSFTLEKNNDGELKMETGKGKCPFEPSQHYTAVMAGGTLYTAATSNFLGTLFDISRATGPEHQRIRTEQSINWLSDPEFVSSAFIEESAASNPTGDDDKIYFFFTEVAKEYDLYTKVKVPRVARVCKSDVGGMKTLQRRWTTFLKAQLVCEDKPSDQRYNILTDVFTMQHTPGDPSSTHFYGLFTSQWEREELSAVCVFSLSDIIKVMDGPFKELKKTGEGWNPVPTPRPGQCLNNALKAEGLGSSLNLPDKVLTFVRDHPLMENSVTAAPLLVRKGTRYTKLAVTQIGAEPIGVVLHLGTDRGELHQVEVVGQNTTLLQEIPLFASYEPVNNILLHKGQALVGSPLSLARVQAEGCALYPNCELCARARGLGCVWSEEEAACRSTAAKPGPGDSVEDALRKCDLKEGHCSPSTRELQVSIGLRLLLPCVQLTPRPCTWEHPLHRHTRQHHSDLDVTVTEESLGKYICTCQEVRPGIRDHTPCRRAAYHLTLKGPNVEGTVATAGSRHVLAIYILFFCAGVAFGMFVLYFLNRRRNIGRQGHQLPDNSLSSGKGQDLLGSSATPQSPSSASLLSEGFRLTEKRNGTATTTTSTTLLSNQGNGGHHGNSYSGTLIHSNPSNGHGNTLYTNCNTSSSGLKLASEILAADMLDARTGERVRPKVVERESGEGDEVDEGLGDGLGEGIKGLEEELASFPMFKLPAPLAQCEESSI, encoded by the exons ACATCATTCTGGATCCAACGAAGTTTGGAGGCGTGACCAACTTCAGCACCTTCCTACTGGACCGCTCGTCGGGCCTGTTGTTTCTGGGGGCCAGGGACGCCATATTGTCTGTGGACACCAATCAACTGGACAAACCACCACGCAAA ATTACGTGGGATGTGCCGGAGGACAAGAGGAGATCTTGTGTGGGAAAAGGAAAGACGGAG GTGGACTGCCATAACTACATCCGCCTAATGGAGTTTCTGGAAGAGGGACGCATCTACGTGTGTGGCACCCATGCCTTCGAACCCCAGTGTGCCTTtctg GAGCTTCCCTCCTTCACCCTGGAGAAAAATAATGATGGAGAATTGAAGATGGAGACGGGGAAGGGCAAGTGTCCCTTTGAGCCCAGTCAGCACTACACAGCTGTTATGGCAG gTGGTACCCTATATACAGCAGCCACCAGTAACTTCCTGGGAACGCTGTTTGACATCTCCAGGGCAACAGGCCCAGAGCATCAGCGCATCCGAACCGAACAATCCATCAACTGGCTTAGTG accCAGAGTTTGTGAGCTCAGCCTTCATAGAAGAGTCCGCAGCCAGCAACCCGACCGGCGATGACGACAAAATCTACTTCTTCTTCACTGAGGTAGCCAAAGAATACGACCTCTACACCAAAGTCAAGGTCCCCAGGGTGGCACGAGTCTGCAAG TCTGATGTGGGAGGGATGAAGACTCTGCAGCGACGTTGGACCACCTTCCTTAAGGCCCAGCTGGTGTGTGAGGACAAACCCAGCGATCAGCGCTACAACATCCTGACCGATGTTTTCACCATGCAGCACACACCAGGCGACCCCAGCAGCACGCACTTCTACGGACTCTTCACCTCCCAGTG GGAACGTGAGGAgctgtcagcagtgtgtgttttcagcttgtCTGACATCATCAAAGTGATGGACGGCCCCTTtaaagagctgaagaagaccGGTGAGGGCTGGAATCCTGTCCCCACACCGCGGCCTGGCCAG TGTTTAAATAACGCCTTAAAGGCCGAAGGATTGGGGTCATCCCTAAATCTCCCAGACAAGGTGCTGACATTCGTGAGGGACCACCCTCTGATGGAGAACAGCGTTACCGCAGCACCCCTGCTGGTCCGCAAGGGGACAAGATACACCAAGCTGGCTGTAACCCAGATAGGAGCAGAGCCAATAGGAGTGGTGCTGCACCTCGGAACAG ACCGTGGGGAGCTCCACCAGGTGGAGGTAGTGGGCCAGAATACCACCCTTCTGCAGGAGATTCCTCTGTTCGCCTCATATGAACCTGTCAACAATATATTACTACACAAG GGCCAGGCTCTGGTGGGCAGCCCTCTGTCTCTGGCTCGTGTCCAGGCTGAAGGCTGCGCTCTGTATCCCAACTGTGAGCTGTGTGCCAGAGCCAGAGGACTGGGCTGTGTGTGGAGCGAGGAGGAAGCGGCCTGCAGGAGCACGGCAGCAAA gccTGGTCCAGGTGATTCGGTTGAGGATGCCTTGAggaaatgtgatttaaaggaGG ggcATTGCTCTCCGTCCACCAGGGAGCTGCAAGTTTCCATCGGCCTGCGCCTCCTGTTGCCGTGCGTCCAGCTGACTCCCAGGCCCTGCACCTGGGAGCATCCTCTCCACAGACACACCCGGCAACATCACTCTGACCTGGACGTGACCGTCACAGAGGAGAGCCTGGGAAAATACATCTGCACATGCCAG GAGGTGAGACCGGGTATCAGAGACCACACCCCCTGTCGTAGAGCAGCCTATCACCTCACACTAAAAGGCCCCAATGTTGAAGGAACAGTAGCCACAGCCGGTAGTCGTCACGTCCTGGCTATCTACATCCTTTTCTTCTGTGCGGGTGTAGCGTTTGGTATGTTTGTCCTGTACTTCTTGAACCGGCGACGCAACATTGGACGCCAGGGCCACCAGCTGCCAGATAATTCGCTGTCGTCGGGGAAGGGGCAGGACTTACTCGGCTCCTCTGCTACTCCGCAGTCCCCGAGCAGCGCCAGCTTGCTGTCGGAGGGATTCCGGCTAACGGAGAAACGAAACGGGACCGCGACCACAACCACGTCAACCACCCTCCTCAGCAACCAGGGGAATGGtggtcaccatggtaacagctACAGCGGGACCCTGATCCACAGCAACCCAAGCAATGGCCACGGGAATACCTTGTACACCAACTGCAACACGAGTAGCAGTGGGCTGAAGCTTGCCTCCGAAATTCTAGCTGCAGACATGTTGGACGCAAGGACGGGGGAGAGAGTGAGGCCTAAGGTGGTAGAGAGGGAGTCAGGGGAGGGGGACGAGGTGGATGAAGGGCTGGGGGACGGCTTAGGGGAAGGAATTAAAGGACTAGAGGAGGAGCTTGCCAGCTTTCCCATGTTTAAATTACCAGCACCACTAGCTCAGTGTGAGGAAAGCTCAATATGA
- the sema4f gene encoding semaphorin-4F isoform X2, translating into MEFLEEGRIYVCGTHAFEPQCAFLELPSFTLEKNNDGELKMETGKGKCPFEPSQHYTAVMAGGTLYTAATSNFLGTLFDISRATGPEHQRIRTEQSINWLSDPEFVSSAFIEESAASNPTGDDDKIYFFFTEVAKEYDLYTKVKVPRVARVCKSDVGGMKTLQRRWTTFLKAQLVCEDKPSDQRYNILTDVFTMQHTPGDPSSTHFYGLFTSQWEREELSAVCVFSLSDIIKVMDGPFKELKKTGEGWNPVPTPRPGQCLNNALKAEGLGSSLNLPDKVLTFVRDHPLMENSVTAAPLLVRKGTRYTKLAVTQIGAEPIGVVLHLGTDRGELHQVEVVGQNTTLLQEIPLFASYEPVNNILLHKGQALVGSPLSLARVQAEGCALYPNCELCARARGLGCVWSEEEAACRSTAAKPGPGDSVEDALRKCDLKEGHCSPSTRELQVSIGLRLLLPCVQLTPRPCTWEHPLHRHTRQHHSDLDVTVTEESLGKYICTCQEVRPGIRDHTPCRRAAYHLTLKGPNVEGTVATAGSRHVLAIYILFFCAGVAFGMFVLYFLNRRRNIGRQGHQLPDNSLSSGKGQDLLGSSATPQSPSSASLLSEGFRLTEKRNGTATTTTSTTLLSNQGNGGHHGNSYSGTLIHSNPSNGHGNTLYTNCNTSSSGLKLASEILAADMLDARTGERVRPKVVERESGEGDEVDEGLGDGLGEGIKGLEEELASFPMFKLPAPLAQCEESSI; encoded by the exons ATGGAGTTTCTGGAAGAGGGACGCATCTACGTGTGTGGCACCCATGCCTTCGAACCCCAGTGTGCCTTtctg GAGCTTCCCTCCTTCACCCTGGAGAAAAATAATGATGGAGAATTGAAGATGGAGACGGGGAAGGGCAAGTGTCCCTTTGAGCCCAGTCAGCACTACACAGCTGTTATGGCAG gTGGTACCCTATATACAGCAGCCACCAGTAACTTCCTGGGAACGCTGTTTGACATCTCCAGGGCAACAGGCCCAGAGCATCAGCGCATCCGAACCGAACAATCCATCAACTGGCTTAGTG accCAGAGTTTGTGAGCTCAGCCTTCATAGAAGAGTCCGCAGCCAGCAACCCGACCGGCGATGACGACAAAATCTACTTCTTCTTCACTGAGGTAGCCAAAGAATACGACCTCTACACCAAAGTCAAGGTCCCCAGGGTGGCACGAGTCTGCAAG TCTGATGTGGGAGGGATGAAGACTCTGCAGCGACGTTGGACCACCTTCCTTAAGGCCCAGCTGGTGTGTGAGGACAAACCCAGCGATCAGCGCTACAACATCCTGACCGATGTTTTCACCATGCAGCACACACCAGGCGACCCCAGCAGCACGCACTTCTACGGACTCTTCACCTCCCAGTG GGAACGTGAGGAgctgtcagcagtgtgtgttttcagcttgtCTGACATCATCAAAGTGATGGACGGCCCCTTtaaagagctgaagaagaccGGTGAGGGCTGGAATCCTGTCCCCACACCGCGGCCTGGCCAG TGTTTAAATAACGCCTTAAAGGCCGAAGGATTGGGGTCATCCCTAAATCTCCCAGACAAGGTGCTGACATTCGTGAGGGACCACCCTCTGATGGAGAACAGCGTTACCGCAGCACCCCTGCTGGTCCGCAAGGGGACAAGATACACCAAGCTGGCTGTAACCCAGATAGGAGCAGAGCCAATAGGAGTGGTGCTGCACCTCGGAACAG ACCGTGGGGAGCTCCACCAGGTGGAGGTAGTGGGCCAGAATACCACCCTTCTGCAGGAGATTCCTCTGTTCGCCTCATATGAACCTGTCAACAATATATTACTACACAAG GGCCAGGCTCTGGTGGGCAGCCCTCTGTCTCTGGCTCGTGTCCAGGCTGAAGGCTGCGCTCTGTATCCCAACTGTGAGCTGTGTGCCAGAGCCAGAGGACTGGGCTGTGTGTGGAGCGAGGAGGAAGCGGCCTGCAGGAGCACGGCAGCAAA gccTGGTCCAGGTGATTCGGTTGAGGATGCCTTGAggaaatgtgatttaaaggaGG ggcATTGCTCTCCGTCCACCAGGGAGCTGCAAGTTTCCATCGGCCTGCGCCTCCTGTTGCCGTGCGTCCAGCTGACTCCCAGGCCCTGCACCTGGGAGCATCCTCTCCACAGACACACCCGGCAACATCACTCTGACCTGGACGTGACCGTCACAGAGGAGAGCCTGGGAAAATACATCTGCACATGCCAG GAGGTGAGACCGGGTATCAGAGACCACACCCCCTGTCGTAGAGCAGCCTATCACCTCACACTAAAAGGCCCCAATGTTGAAGGAACAGTAGCCACAGCCGGTAGTCGTCACGTCCTGGCTATCTACATCCTTTTCTTCTGTGCGGGTGTAGCGTTTGGTATGTTTGTCCTGTACTTCTTGAACCGGCGACGCAACATTGGACGCCAGGGCCACCAGCTGCCAGATAATTCGCTGTCGTCGGGGAAGGGGCAGGACTTACTCGGCTCCTCTGCTACTCCGCAGTCCCCGAGCAGCGCCAGCTTGCTGTCGGAGGGATTCCGGCTAACGGAGAAACGAAACGGGACCGCGACCACAACCACGTCAACCACCCTCCTCAGCAACCAGGGGAATGGtggtcaccatggtaacagctACAGCGGGACCCTGATCCACAGCAACCCAAGCAATGGCCACGGGAATACCTTGTACACCAACTGCAACACGAGTAGCAGTGGGCTGAAGCTTGCCTCCGAAATTCTAGCTGCAGACATGTTGGACGCAAGGACGGGGGAGAGAGTGAGGCCTAAGGTGGTAGAGAGGGAGTCAGGGGAGGGGGACGAGGTGGATGAAGGGCTGGGGGACGGCTTAGGGGAAGGAATTAAAGGACTAGAGGAGGAGCTTGCCAGCTTTCCCATGTTTAAATTACCAGCACCACTAGCTCAGTGTGAGGAAAGCTCAATATGA